A single genomic interval of Perca fluviatilis chromosome 19, GENO_Pfluv_1.0, whole genome shotgun sequence harbors:
- the arid5b gene encoding AT-rich interactive domain-containing protein 5B isoform X3 — MTCQEEDGRKVLVLSYPQYCRFRSVLARLREQPSSLLIDHTVLALGGIAALGGSTRILYCRDTFENPALLQNESICDQFAPNLKGRPRKKKLSISQRRDSQSQAQGQGSLGSTQGSTAVAAQDPCSPDSKTTTKVKHNCKTVPNGKITPAAKHKANSLNKKSSAEEKERGKDREKEKEEGNEAEKNEEETSEESRAEEQAFLVELYKYMKERDTPIERIPFLGFKQINLWTMFQAAQKLGGYELITVRRQWKHVYDELGGNPSSTSAATCTRRHYERLLLPYERHVKGEHDKPLPLTKPKKQEGSQEKASGAKAKGVGAKKFKGPNNPKLGSKKDREETVKGQEQSQDSNGKEENHELSTAIKQEVSLGDEPIVIEEEELHLTLKKEESLAVEQPSLLCPKEPDCRAPHAGLPLYTGPSPQPEWRQISEALQAKLSSEQQTEGHFIPKNPYLPYRWDQNKSAGHVALPEPSSRVKDSIEGHGGRVGKVLPMCKQADMQCIDLSTESFTEKEDYGIIKKESIQGPTQTAAYCKASQGVMSPLAKKKLLSQVCESNPFSFTSPSLQPPPPTATSSLPVIAVADREKEKRKGEEEVVGQGHECVSDNIPEVAPIFRPSVIQHAQSSKPHQQTASGPSERSAAGELSETYRCRTSHHLQPQVNPPWQPYLPRTLAQDGAEKGGETLLQGPAAQTRSYTGDCYSSPHLHSLYRQTENCLSQERMVGFPNGDQRERYTRDHEGSQGFVCSSLEQEGLAYRSHYSDRTQIHRERTEADDEPRDFTISKPLSQRVSSFSKPSFCSLPYPIMHQGLDSHPKACRVPPMTISPPKQSPAELSQPFPSPKASKDLSLTSPIRPSKRSLVEPDSEEVPERKVRVVTPIHPAGAIRRSDPEELKPAEPAHGVHLNNHLPEGHPTTTYPPHHASPLYTAMYPPGSLVSPGDGLQQHPGLQYLKSQSAVSPLMPPLAFHSMMFHRQLLASPSPHPFYRHPGGAALYGDLLHHLYPLSTLPPPQLSSVHPSTRL, encoded by the exons gCCAGGAGGAGGATGGGCGTAAAGTTTTGGTCCTCAGTTACCCCCAGTATTGCCGTTTCCGGTCAGTTTTGGCGCGGCTGAGAGAGCAGCCGTCCTCTCTGCTCATAGACCACACGGTGCTAGCGCTGGGCGGCATCGCTGCGTTGGGCGGTAGCACGAGGATCCTGTACTGCCGTGACACCTTTGAAAATCCTGCCCTGCTGCAGAACGAGAGCATCTGTGACCAGTTTG CTCCTAACCTGAAGGGGCGACCGCGGAAGAAGAAGCTGTCCATCTCTCAGAGGAGGGACTCTCAGAGTCAGGCTCAGGGTCAAGGGTCATTGGGGTCAACCCAGGGGTCAACAGCAGTGGCAGCACAGGACCCCTGCAGCCCAGAcagcaaaactaccacaaag GTCAaacacaactgtaaaacggtACCCAATGGAAAAATAACGCCGGCAGCCAAACACAAGGCCAACAGCCTCAACAAGAAATCCTCAgctgaggagaaggagagagggaaggatagggaaaaggaaaaggaggaggggaACGAGGCGGAGAAGAACGAGGAGGAAACATCAGAGGAGAGCCGAGCGGAGGAGCAAGCTTTCTTAGTAGAGCTCTACAAGTACATGAAAGAAAGAGACACGCCCATAGAGAGGATCCCCTTCCTCGGCTTCAAACAGA TCAACCTTTGGACTATGTTTCAAGCTGCTCAAAAACTAGGAGGATATGAGTTG ATCACAGTCCGCAGACAGTGGAAGCATGTATATGATGAATTAGGTGGGAACCCCAGCAGCACAAGTGCCGCCACGTGTACACGGAGACACTACGAGAG GCTCCTCCTTCCCTATGAGAGGCACGTTAAAGGCGAGCATGACAAACCCCTCCCCTTGACCAAACCCAAGAAGCAGGAGGGCAGCCAAGAGAAGGCTTCAGGAGCCAAAGCCAAAGGAGTCGGGGCCAAGAAATTCAAAGGCCCCAACAATCCCAAGCTGGGGAGTAAAAAGGACAGAGAGGAGACGGTGAAAGGCCAAGAACAATCACAG GACTCCAATGGGAAAGAGGAGAATCATGAGCTGTCCACAGCCATTAAACAGGAGGTATCTCTGGGAGATGAACCCATTGTAATAGAGGAGGAAGAGTTACATCTTACCCTAAAGAAAGAGGAGTCCTTGGCAGTGGAGCAGCCATCTTTGCTCTGCCCCAAAGAGCCAGACTGCAGAGCCCCACATGCTGGTCTACCCCTCTACACAGGGCCCAGTCCCCAGCCTGAATGGAGGCAAATCAGCGAGGCCCTCCAAGCAAAACTCTCCTCTGAACAGCAAACTGAAGGGCATTTCATTCCTAAAAACCCCTACCTGCCTTACCGTTGGGATCAGAACAAATCTGCTGGACATGTTGCTCTGCCCGAGCCCTCCTCCAGGGTCAAAGACTCCATAGAAGGTCATGGTGGGAGAGTGGGGAAAGTCTTACCAATGTGTAAGCAGGCAGACATGCAGTGTATAGACTTGAGCACAGAATCCTTCACAGAGAAAGAAGACTATGGGATCATTAAGAAGGAGTCCATTCAGGGCCCCACACAGACGGCTGCCTACTGCAAAGCCAGCCAGGGGGTCATGTCTCCTTTAGCCAAAAAGAAGCTCCTCTCTCAAGTGTGTGAATCCAACCCTTTCTCCTTTACTTCTCCTTCTCTTCAGCCTCCACCTCCCACAGCGacttcctctctccctgtcataGCAGTGGCTGAcagggagaaggagaagagaaagggtgaggaggaggtggtAGGACAGGGGCACGAGTGTGTGTCAGACAACATCCCAGAGGTAGCGCCCATATTCAGGCCATCAGTCATCCAGCATGCCCAGAGCAGCAAGCCTCACCAACAAACCGCCAGTGGCCCATCAGAGAGGAGCGCTGCTGGGGAGCTCTCAGAGACTTACCGCTGCCGGACGAGCCATCACCTCCAGCCTCAAGTCAATCCACCGTGGCAGCCCTATCTCCCCCGAACCCTTGCCCAGGATGGTGCGGAAAAAGGCGGGGAGACGCTACTCCAGGGCCCAGCTGCTCAGACCCGGAGCTACACAGGTGACTGCTACTCCTCCCCTCACCTCCACAGTCTGTACAGGCAAACTGAGAACTGCCTGAGCCAGGAGAGGATGGTCGGCTTCCCTAACGGAGATCAAAGAGAGCGCTACACAAGGGACCATGAAGGCAGCCAGGGCTTTGTCTGTAGCAGCCTGGAGCAAGAGGGCTTGGCCTACAGATCTCACTACAGTGACAGGACTCAAATACACCGAGAGAGGACAGAGGCAGACGATGAGCCCAGGGACTTTACAATCTCTAAACCTCTCTCTCAGAGGGTCTCCTCCTTCTCCAAGCCCTCTTTCTGCAGTCTCCCATATCCCATCATGCACCAGGGTTTGGATTCCCACCCTAAGGCATGCAGAGTTCCTCCTATGACCATCTCTCCCCCCAAACAGAGCCCTGCAGAGTTATCCCAGCCATTTCCCAGCCCAAAAGCTTCAAAAGATTTGTCCCTCACCAGCCCAATTCGACCCAGTAAGCGAAGCCTCGTGGAACCCGATAGCGAGGAAGTCCCAGAAAGGAAAGTCCGTGTGGTGACACCAATCCACCCTGCTGGCGCAATTCGACGCAGCGACCCAGAAGAGCTAAAACCAGCTGAGCCGGCCCACGGCGTTCACCTCAACAACCATCTTCCTGAGGGCCACCCAACAACTACCTACCCCCCACACCACGCCTCACCCCTCTACACTGCCATGTACCCACCCGGCAGCCTGGTCTCCCCAGGAGACGGGCTCCAGCAGCACCCGGGTCTGCAGTACCTGAAGAGCCAGTCAGCAGTGTCTCCCCTCATGCCCCCGTTAGCCTTTCACTCCATGATGTTCCACAGGCAGCTGCTGGCCAGCCCCAGCCCACACCCCTTCTACAGGCACCCGGGCGGGGCAGCACTGTACGGGGACCTGCTGCACCACCTGTACCCTCTCTCCACCCTCCCACCACCTCAGCTGTCCTCGGTACACCCCAGCACCAGACtgtga